A window from Variovorax sp. PBL-E5 encodes these proteins:
- the panD gene encoding aspartate 1-decarboxylase, which yields MFRTLLKSKIHRAAVTDCELHYEGSCAIDEDLLDAANLAENEQVHIWNINNGERFVTYAIRGQRGSGIISLNGSAARRASVGDLVIIAAFGLVPEDQVAGHRPKLVFVDGANRIKEERAHIPVQAASGEAVAA from the coding sequence ATGTTCCGTACCCTGCTCAAGTCCAAGATCCATCGCGCCGCCGTCACCGATTGCGAACTTCACTACGAGGGCTCCTGCGCCATCGACGAAGACCTGCTGGATGCCGCCAACCTGGCCGAGAACGAGCAGGTCCACATCTGGAACATCAACAACGGCGAGCGCTTCGTGACCTACGCGATCCGCGGCCAGCGCGGCAGCGGCATCATCTCGCTCAACGGCTCGGCCGCGCGCAGGGCCTCGGTCGGCGATCTGGTCATCATCGCCGCCTTCGGGCTGGTGCCCGAGGACCAGGTGGCCGGCCATCGGCCGAAGCTGGTGTTCGTCGACGGCGCCAACCGCATCAAGGAAGAGCGCGCCCACATCCCGGTGCAGGCGGCCTCGGGCGAAGCCGTCGCGGCCTGA